A region from the Equus asinus isolate D_3611 breed Donkey chromosome 3, EquAss-T2T_v2, whole genome shotgun sequence genome encodes:
- the LOC139044935 gene encoding LOW QUALITY PROTEIN: zinc finger protein 234-like (The sequence of the model RefSeq protein was modified relative to this genomic sequence to represent the inferred CDS: inserted 3 bases in 2 codons; substituted 1 base at 1 genomic stop codon): MTTFKEAVMFRDMAVVFTKEELGLLDSAQRKLYWDTMLENFRKLLSVGHQLFXQDVVNLVREEKFYVKIATQRKENSGGKIQHKVETVPEAGPHEELSCWQIWQQIASDLTRYQDSIIKXSQLPRQSDFLSQVGAGLSITQTGQKPYQGNECRKFFSGVSNFDPHQQLNSGKKAHTCHECGKSFFYNSGLCIHQRFHMGEKSYKCGKCGKEFSQRSHLQTHQKVHTVDKPFKYEQYGKRFSLKLALNVHCNLHSGEKPYKCEECGEALIHAYHLHDHQRVHTGEKPFKCDICGKSFHSRSALNSHCVVHIGXKLYKCDECGKSFRWASHLLIHERVHSGEKPLKCEECGKRFGQKAHLQAHQKVYTGEKPCKCEECGMGYKTSLDLDIHQSVHTGEKPYTFRECGKHPSKASNLKLHQRVHTGEKPYKCGACGKVFSQSAHLQSHQRVRTGEKPYKCEICGKHSSSSSYLKIHHRIHGADKVHPAS; encoded by the exons atgacCACATTCAAGGAGGCAGTGATGTTCAGAGACATGGCTGTGGTCTTCACCAAGGAGGAACTAGGGCTGCTGGACTCTGCCCAGAGGAAGCTGTACTGGGACACGATGCTGGAGAACTTCAGGAAACTGCTCTCAGTGGGGCATCAACTCT AACAAGATGTGGTCAACTTAGTAAGAGAAGAAAAGTTTTATGTGAAGATAGcaacacaaagaaaagagaattc TGGAGGCAAGATCCAACACAAGGTGGAGACTGTTCCAGAAGCAGGACCACATGAAGAACTTTCCTGCTGGCAAATCTGGCAACAAATTGCAAGTGACTTAACTCGGTATCAAGACTCCATCATAAA TTCTCAGCTCCCCAGACAAAGTGATTTCCTCAGCCAAGTTGGGGCAGGACTATCTATAACTCAAACAGGCCAGAAACCTTACCAGGGAAATGAATGTAGAAAATTCTTCAGTGGTGTCTCCAACTTTGATCCGCATCAACAGTTAAACTCAGGAAAGAAGGCTCATACATGTCATGAGTGTGGAAAAAGCTTCTTTTATAACTCAGGACTTTGTATTCATCAGAGATTTCACATGGGAGAAAAAAGCTATAAGTGTGGTAAGTGTGGTAAGGAATTCAGTCAGAGGTCACATCTGCAAACTCATCAGAAAGTCCACACTGTAGATAAACCATTTAAATATGAGCAGTATGGGAAACGCTTCAGTCTTAAACTTGCACTTAATGTTCATTGCAATTTACACTcaggagagaaaccttataaGTGTGAGGAATGTGGGGAGGCCTTGATTCACGCCTACCATCTTCATGACCATCAGAGAGTCCACACTGGGGAAAAACCATTCAAATGTGATATATGTGGTAAGAGCTTCCATAGTAGATCAGCACTTAATAGTCATTGTGTGGTCCACATAGGATAAAAACTGTACAAATGTGACGAGTGTG GGAAGAGCTTCAGATGGGCTTCACATCTTTTGATACATGAGCGAGTCCACAGTGGAGAAAAGCCACTCAAATGTGAAGAGTGTGGGAAGAGATTTGGTCAGAAAGCACACCTGCAAGCTCATCAAAAAGTCTACACTGGAGAAAAACCATGCAAATGTGAGGAGTGTGGGATGGGCTATAAGACGAGCTTGGATCTTGACATACACCAGAGTgtccacacaggagagaaaccatataCATTTAGAGAGTGTGGTAAGCACCCCAGTAAGGCCTCAAATCTTAAACTTCATCAGAGagtccacactggagagaaaccatataaATGTGGTGCGTGTGGTAAGGTCTTCAGTCAAAGTGCACATCTACAGTCTCATCAGAGAGTTCGCACAGGGGAGAAACCTTACAAGTGTGAGATATGTGGTAAGCACTCCAGTTCAAGTTCATATCTTAAAATTCATCACAGAATCCATGGTGCTGATAAAGTTCATCCAGCCTCATAG